From the Lolium rigidum isolate FL_2022 chromosome 2, APGP_CSIRO_Lrig_0.1, whole genome shotgun sequence genome, one window contains:
- the LOC124693545 gene encoding E3 ubiquitin-protein ligase WAV3-like gives MESRWRKAKMSLGLNLCVYVPRTLDDDGGPPSTGSSAAALVSPAASSSCASAATSANTTPTADPGSARGSGALMPTTPTPTSAGLRLSKSGSKSFKKTCAICLTIMKPGQGHALFTAECSHTFHFHCIAANVKHGSNNCPVCRTEWKELPFRGPMVAEIPQGSARINPVNGNQNGGHMTLLRPLPRAHSSGRLHHVTCLLPDTDRSIFNDDEPLDLCEAAEDRQQGCSRTVEIETYPEFTEIPESTSERNFTVLIHLKAPLAQNLLKPGNLGGENGPITGRAPVDLITVLDVSGSMAGTKLALLKRAMGFVIQNLGSSDRLSVIAFSSSARRLFPLRRMTESGRQKSLQAVNSLTSNGGTNIAEGLRKGSKVIEERQAKNPVCSIILLSDGQDTYTVSPTTGAHKVFAGSPTAGAQKASPTASSQKAAAEYCALLPSTNGSQQVPVHVFGFGADHDAASLHSISQASGGTFSFIETEATIQDAFAQCIGGLLSVVAQDLRVKVESLHPDVHFGSIRSGSYSSRIADDKRNGSIDVGDLYAEEERDFLMSVNVPQGCGDETTLLKVGCIYKDPLMKETINMAEVEVKISRPAFVSVQTVCIQVDRQKNRLHAAEVMAAARFSAERGDLTHAVSLLEDCRRMIMASASGQSGDRLCQSLDAELKEMQERMANRQRYEASGRAYVLSGLSSHSWQRATARGDSTDSESLVQSYQTQSMVDMVLLSQTLTRSSTPRQTPQMRHAKSFPARPQPR, from the exons ATGGAGAGCAGATGGAGGAAGGCCAAGATGTCGCTGGGCCTCAACCTCTGCGTCTACGTGCCCCGCACgctcgacgacgacggcggcccgCCGTccacgggctcctccgcggccgcGCTCGTCTCGCCGGCGGCCTCCTCgtcgtgcgcctccgccgccaccagcgcCAACACCACGCCCACGGCGGACCCGGGCAGCGCCAGGGGCTCCGGCGCGCTCATGCCGACCACCCCGACGCCCACCTCCGCCGGCCTCCGCCTCTCCAAATCCGGCAGCAAGTCCTTCAAG AAAACATGTGCAATATGCTTGACCATAATGAAACCTGGTCAGGGCCATGCTCTATTCACAGCAGAGTGCTCTCATACCTTTCACTTCCATTGTATAGCTGCAAATGTTAAGCACGGAAGCAACAATTGCCCAGTTTGCCGCACCGAATGGAAGGAGCTTCCATTTCGTGGTCCCATGGTTGCTGAAATCCCTCAAGGGAGTGCAAGGATCAATCCTGTTAATGGGAACCAAAATGGCGGTCACATGACGCTGTTGCGGCCACTCCCTCGTGCCCATTCTTCTGGTCGCCTTCATCATGTGACTTGTTTGTTGCCTGACACTGACCGAAGTATTTTCAACGACGATGAACCCTTGGACTTGTGTGAAGCAGCTGAGGATCGTCAGCAGGGATGCTCGAGAACAGTAGAGATAGAGACATATCCGGAGTTCACTGAAATACCAGAAAGTACTTCAGAAAGAAACTTCACAGTTTTAATTCATCTAAAGGCACCCCTTGCTCAGAATCTTCTCAAACCTggcaatcttggaggtgagaatggCCCAATCACGGGTCGAGCCCCAGTTGATCTTATCACAGTGCTTGATGTCAGTGGCAGCATGGCTGGTACCAAACTTGCACTGCTGAAGAGGGCCATGGGCTTTGTCATTCAAAACCTTGGCTCCTCAGACCGGCTTTCTGTCATCGCCTTCTCATCATCTGCACGCAGGCTCTTCCCTCTCCGTCGGATGACTGAATCTGGTCGTCAGAAAAGCTTGCAAGCAGTCAATTCTCTGACTTCAAATGGAGGTACTAATATTGCTGAGGGTCTGAGGAAGGGGTCCAAAGTGATCGAAGAACGGCAGGCCAAGAATCCAGTGTGCAGCATCATCCTTTTATCAGACGGGCAAGACACATATACAGTCTCACCAACTACAGGTGCACACAAAGTATTTGCAGGCTCACCAACTGCCGGTGCACAGAAAGCATCACCAACTGCCAGTTCGCAGAAAGCAGCGGCTGAGTATTGTGCGCTTTTGCCATCTACTAATGGTAGTCAGCAGGTACCAGTTCATGTCTTCGGATTCGGCGCTGACCATGATGCAGCTTCGCTCCATTCGATCTCACAGGCCTCAGGTGGGACCTTTTCATTCATCGAGACAGAGGCTACCATCCAGGATGCATTTGCCCAATGCATCGGTGGACTTTTGAGTGTCGTCGCCCAGGATTTGCGTGTTAAGGTGGAGAGTCTCCACCCTGATGTGCACTTTGGCTCCATCAGATCGGGCAGCTACTCCAGCAGAATTGCAGATGATAAGAGGAATGGGTCCATTGATGTTGGTGACCTGTATGCTGAGGAGGAGAGGGATTTTCTTATGTCTGTGAACGTTCCCCAAGGCTGTGGCGACGAGACGACACTTCTCAAAGTCGGCTGCATCTACAAAGATCCACTGATGAAGGAAACCATCAATATGGCTGAGGTGGAAGTGAAGATCTCCAGGCCAGCGTTCGTGTCAGTGCAAACCGTGTGCATCCAGGTGGACCGTCAGAAGAACCGTCTCCATGCAGCGGAGGTGATGGCTGCAGCAAGGTTCTCCGCTGAGCGCGGTGACCTGACACACGCCGTCTCATTGCTCGAGGACTGCCGGAGAATGATCATGGCATCGGCTTCGGGGCAGTCCGGCGACCGTCTCTGCCAGTCGCTGGACGCCGAGCTGAAGGAAATGCAGGAGAGGATGGCGAACCGGCAGAGGTACGAGGCGTCCGGCCGGGCTTATGTCCTCTCGGGTCTGAGTTCGCACTCGTGGCAGCGTGCAACCGCCCGCGGCGACTCCACGGACAGCGAGAGCCTGGTCCAGTCTTACCAGACTCAGTCCATGGTTGACATGGTGTTGCTTTCCCAGACGCTGACCCGCTCGTCGACCCCGCGGCAAACTCCGCAGATGAGGCACGCCAAGTCGTTCCCGGCACGCCCGCAGCCTAGGTAG